In bacterium, a single window of DNA contains:
- a CDS encoding alpha-ketoacid dehydrogenase subunit beta encodes MSFGQATVDAMRSAMREDDRVVVLGEDISWGGNFGQFRGLLDEFGPDRVIDMPISEAIIMAVGVGAAVTGLRPVASMSFVEFTLGAMDEIVNQAAKFRYMFGGQVSVPLVLRASDGVLRSSAGQHSSSLEGLFTHLPGLKVVAPSNPADARGLLRAAIADDDPVVYLENKRITAKRGPVPAGDHVVPLGSAAVRRTGADLTIVTYSVMTLHAEKACARLAEMGIDAELIELRSLVPLDLDTVLSSVVRTGRVVVAHEAWEFGGFGAEVVAAITGQAFDRLRAAPVRVGAAQAPIPFSPPLERAVVPGEDEIVAAAREVMGLC; translated from the coding sequence ATGAGCTTCGGCCAGGCGACCGTGGACGCCATGAGGTCCGCCATGCGAGAGGACGACCGCGTGGTGGTGCTCGGAGAGGACATCAGCTGGGGCGGCAACTTCGGGCAGTTCCGGGGCCTGCTGGACGAGTTCGGACCCGACCGGGTCATCGACATGCCCATATCGGAGGCCATCATCATGGCGGTGGGCGTCGGGGCGGCGGTGACCGGACTGCGCCCGGTGGCCTCGATGAGCTTCGTCGAGTTCACCCTCGGGGCCATGGACGAGATCGTCAACCAGGCCGCCAAGTTCCGCTACATGTTCGGCGGGCAGGTGTCGGTGCCGCTGGTCCTCCGAGCCTCCGACGGGGTCCTCCGCTCATCGGCCGGCCAGCATTCGTCCAGCCTGGAGGGCCTGTTCACCCACCTGCCCGGCCTGAAGGTGGTGGCCCCGTCCAACCCGGCCGACGCCAGGGGCCTCCTGCGGGCGGCCATCGCGGATGACGACCCGGTGGTCTACCTCGAGAACAAGCGGATCACCGCCAAGCGAGGACCGGTCCCGGCGGGGGACCACGTGGTCCCGCTCGGCTCGGCCGCGGTTCGCCGCACCGGCGCGGACCTGACCATCGTCACCTACTCGGTGATGACCCTTCACGCCGAGAAGGCCTGCGCCCGGCTGGCCGAGATGGGCATCGACGCGGAGCTGATCGAGCTCAGGTCGCTGGTGCCGCTCGACCTGGACACCGTGCTGTCCTCCGTGGTCAGGACCGGTCGGGTGGTGGTGGCGCACGAAGCCTGGGAGTTCGGCGGGTTCGGGGCCGAGGTGGTGGCCGCCATCACCGGTCAGGCCTTCGACCGGCTGCGAGCCGCGCCGGTGCGGGTGGGCGCCGCCCAAGCACCCATCCCGTTCAGCCCCCCGCTGGAGCGGGCGGTCGTCCCGGGAGAGGATGAGATCGTGGCCGCCGCCCGGGAGGTCATGGGCCTTTGCTAA
- a CDS encoding dihydrolipoamide acetyltransferase family protein, with protein MPYVFELPDIGDGLTEADIVRWHVPVGGPVEADHVLVEVETAKAVVEIPAPAGGTVLHHGALEGETLAVGAVLAVIGRAGEVWPDGDQPGDAATGSRRSTGPAGRGPAGQPAQEASVKALPVVRRLAREHGIDLSSVRGTGPGGRITRDDVMAAVDGVTREDAVAPAAGERVRLSMLRRTIAGNMTASWLEIPHVTVFHDVDATRLLAARRALAARHGRSIPMEALVIKALVPVLDEFRVFNATLEGDELLLHPSLDVGIAVDTDEGLLVPVIHRSEKLSLIELAATIADLGVRGKARSLRPDDLTGATFTLSNIGALGGARGTPIIPKGTTSILVIGMAVDTPVVRDGAVTVAPVMPLSLGFDHRVIDGGLGQRFLNRLVENLEEPAPFLADCATPM; from the coding sequence ATGCCCTACGTGTTCGAGCTGCCCGATATCGGTGATGGACTCACCGAGGCCGACATCGTCCGGTGGCACGTTCCCGTGGGCGGGCCGGTGGAGGCCGATCATGTCCTGGTCGAGGTCGAGACGGCCAAGGCGGTGGTGGAGATCCCTGCTCCCGCCGGAGGGACGGTCTTGCACCACGGTGCTCTGGAGGGTGAGACCCTGGCGGTGGGGGCGGTGCTGGCAGTCATCGGCCGAGCCGGGGAGGTCTGGCCGGATGGCGATCAACCCGGTGACGCAGCCACCGGTTCGCGGCGTTCCACCGGTCCGGCCGGTAGGGGTCCGGCCGGGCAGCCTGCACAGGAGGCCTCCGTCAAGGCTCTACCCGTCGTGCGCCGGCTGGCCAGGGAACACGGCATCGACCTGTCCTCCGTCCGGGGGACGGGCCCCGGCGGGAGGATCACCAGGGATGACGTGATGGCGGCCGTCGACGGCGTGACTCGCGAGGATGCTGTGGCGCCGGCCGCGGGTGAGCGGGTCCGACTCTCGATGCTGCGCCGCACCATCGCCGGCAACATGACGGCCTCCTGGCTCGAGATCCCCCACGTGACGGTCTTCCACGACGTCGATGCCACCCGCCTCCTGGCGGCCCGGCGGGCATTGGCGGCCCGCCACGGGCGGAGCATCCCGATGGAGGCCCTGGTGATAAAGGCCCTCGTGCCGGTCCTGGACGAGTTCCGCGTCTTCAACGCGACCCTGGAGGGCGACGAGCTGCTGCTCCACCCCTCCCTGGACGTGGGGATCGCCGTGGATACCGATGAGGGCCTGCTGGTGCCGGTGATCCACCGGTCGGAGAAGCTGAGCCTGATCGAGCTGGCGGCGACCATCGCCGACCTCGGCGTAAGGGGCAAGGCCCGGTCGCTCCGTCCGGACGACCTGACCGGCGCCACCTTCACCCTCTCCAACATCGGCGCTCTGGGAGGGGCCAGGGGCACCCCGATCATTCCCAAGGGCACGACCTCCATCCTGGTCATAGGGATGGCCGTCGACACGCCGGTGGTCCGGGACGGCGCCGTGACGGTGGCGCCCGTGATGCCCCTCTCGCTCGGCTTCGACCACCGGGTGATCGACGGCGGTCTCGGGCAGCGCTTCCTCAACAGGCTCGTCGAGAACCTGGAGGAACCGGCCCCGTTCCTGGCCGACTGCGCAACTCCGATGTGA
- a CDS encoding DNA translocase FtsK, which produces MSVFALLYERLRFGIGRQAHHLIGLGLALAGVVVALAFFQSAGPLGQHMLDGLRLLLGMWVYLAPLVLLGLGGALLLGRATDGHRRMVFGVVVWLVGLVGLFHLMTGNPALAGGTEGVKQSGGVIGSLAAFPLERMLGFWGAFVVLVVVASGGVMLAMRASIGEVLVASGELSVYAVRVIRSRLSAARVRFAGIAGGLQQRRRARPAEVSRPRRPVRPPQAAPANAAGSDEVKVAKRPDAGASKAGKAKPAGRRKAPKKPAAATTAPDAGGYRLPPLNLLDTPRAEQRSGRMVQETARQLEATLHDHEVNARLTNVVSGPTVTRYEIELAAGVKVARVTNLAGDIAYALATPDVRLLAPIPGRSAIGVEVPNRHRRLVTLGHVLSSEESTSNHHPLTVGLGEDISGRPVLVNLADLPHLLIAGATGAGKSSCINSIVTSILMRARPEDVRLIMVDPKRVELGQYNGVPHLLTRVITKPKKALEALQWAVGEMDRRYELLADSGVRDITGYHEKHDAGGLDPAKFDRFPYVVVVVDELNDLMMVAGRDVESAIVRIAQMARAVGIHLVIATQRPSVNVITGVIKANIPSRFAFSVASQADSRVIIDVVGAEKLVGVGDMLVITAREPRPQRVQGAWVSEGEVAAVVKWVRDQKKVEYRKIEEEVRQSKRQEASDEDDGEDADLIRQATELVVRSQLGSTSMLQRKLRIGFARAGRIMDILETREIVGPSEGSKAREVLVTMEELEQQRAKVPV; this is translated from the coding sequence GTGTCGGTCTTCGCTCTGCTCTACGAGCGCCTCCGCTTCGGGATCGGACGCCAGGCCCACCACCTGATCGGCCTCGGGCTCGCGCTCGCCGGCGTAGTGGTGGCCCTCGCCTTCTTCCAGTCCGCAGGCCCGCTGGGCCAGCACATGCTGGATGGGCTCCGGTTGCTGCTGGGCATGTGGGTCTACCTGGCGCCCCTGGTCCTGCTGGGCCTGGGAGGTGCTCTCCTGCTCGGTCGCGCCACCGATGGCCACCGTAGGATGGTCTTCGGCGTTGTGGTCTGGCTGGTGGGGTTGGTGGGGCTGTTCCATCTCATGACCGGCAATCCGGCCCTGGCCGGCGGTACCGAGGGCGTGAAGCAGTCGGGCGGGGTGATCGGGTCGCTGGCCGCCTTCCCGCTGGAGCGGATGCTCGGGTTCTGGGGTGCTTTCGTAGTGCTCGTGGTGGTGGCGTCCGGCGGGGTGATGCTCGCCATGCGGGCCTCCATCGGTGAGGTCCTGGTCGCGTCGGGGGAGTTGAGCGTCTATGCGGTGAGGGTGATCCGATCACGGCTGAGCGCCGCTCGTGTCCGCTTCGCCGGCATCGCAGGGGGGTTGCAGCAGCGTCGCAGGGCCCGTCCCGCCGAGGTGTCGAGACCTCGCCGGCCGGTCCGTCCGCCGCAGGCCGCTCCCGCGAATGCCGCCGGATCGGACGAGGTCAAGGTTGCCAAGCGTCCCGATGCGGGCGCTTCGAAGGCAGGTAAGGCGAAGCCGGCCGGGCGCCGCAAGGCGCCGAAGAAGCCGGCCGCGGCCACGACCGCACCCGATGCGGGCGGGTACCGGTTGCCTCCTCTCAACCTGCTGGACACACCCAGAGCCGAGCAACGGAGCGGGAGGATGGTCCAGGAGACGGCCCGCCAGCTCGAAGCCACGCTCCACGATCACGAGGTCAACGCCCGGCTCACCAACGTGGTGTCGGGGCCGACCGTCACCCGCTACGAGATCGAGCTTGCCGCCGGGGTGAAGGTCGCTCGGGTCACCAACCTGGCCGGCGACATCGCTTATGCCCTGGCGACCCCTGATGTGCGGCTCCTGGCGCCGATTCCGGGCCGGTCGGCGATCGGGGTGGAGGTTCCGAACCGGCACCGCCGGCTGGTCACGCTCGGCCACGTGCTCTCCTCGGAGGAGTCGACCTCCAACCACCATCCGCTGACGGTCGGCTTGGGGGAGGACATCTCGGGGCGTCCCGTCCTGGTCAATCTGGCAGATCTACCCCATCTGCTCATCGCGGGCGCGACCGGTGCCGGCAAGTCCTCGTGCATCAACTCGATCGTGACGTCCATCCTGATGAGGGCCAGACCGGAGGATGTCCGGTTGATCATGGTCGACCCCAAGCGGGTGGAACTCGGCCAGTACAACGGGGTTCCCCACCTGCTCACCCGGGTGATCACCAAGCCGAAGAAGGCGCTGGAGGCCCTGCAGTGGGCGGTCGGCGAGATGGACCGGCGCTACGAGCTGCTCGCGGACAGCGGGGTGCGGGACATCACGGGCTACCACGAGAAACACGACGCAGGAGGCCTGGATCCGGCCAAGTTCGATCGCTTCCCGTACGTGGTGGTGGTCGTCGACGAGCTGAACGATCTGATGATGGTGGCGGGCCGTGACGTCGAGTCGGCCATCGTCCGCATCGCCCAGATGGCCCGGGCGGTGGGGATCCACCTGGTGATCGCCACCCAGAGGCCGTCGGTCAACGTGATCACCGGCGTGATCAAGGCCAACATTCCGAGCCGGTTCGCGTTCTCCGTGGCGTCGCAGGCCGATTCTCGGGTGATCATCGACGTGGTGGGCGCCGAGAAGCTGGTCGGGGTGGGGGACATGCTGGTCATCACCGCCCGCGAGCCACGCCCCCAACGGGTGCAGGGAGCATGGGTGAGCGAGGGCGAAGTCGCGGCGGTGGTCAAGTGGGTGCGGGACCAGAAGAAGGTCGAGTACCGGAAGATCGAGGAGGAAGTCCGCCAGTCCAAGCGCCAGGAGGCATCCGATGAGGACGACGGCGAGGATGCCGACCTGATCCGGCAGGCCACCGAGCTCGTGGTCCGCTCGCAGCTGGGATCCACCTCCATGTTGCAGAGAAAGCTCAGGATCGGGTTCGCCCGGGCAGGGCGGATCATGGACATCCTCGAGACCAGGGAGATCGTCGGGCCTTCCGAGGGCTCCAAGGCCCGCGAGGTGCTGGTCACCATGGAGGAGCTGGAGCAGCAACGGGCGAAGGTGCCGGTCTGA
- a CDS encoding ribonuclease J, which yields MSVRVTFLGGLGEIGRNCAAVEIDGQIALVDCGLMFPEEDMRGVDLVLPDWRWLVERREDVRCVVLTHGHEDHMGGLGYFLSEVPVPVFGTELSLAIAAGRVDEMGVERDFRPTPDGQWVTDGPFRFQLIPVSHSVPQGSGVVFDTPEGLVLHTGDFKLDPTPIDGRRSDLPSFGRFGNQGVRLLLSDSTNAERAGFVPSEKSLESPILSIVRQAPGRVISTCFSSHLHRVQQLSDAGVGAGRYLSFIGRSMERNVAIGRDLGVLHIPEDRVIRISEAMDLPAEEVMIITTGSQGEPFAALSLMAVGRHRFVTLNQTDTVLISATPVPGNETAVSKVISDMIRRGATVFHGGNANVHVSGHASSEELKTFINLIRPDAFVPIHGEYRHLRAHADLAIDMGVPDVLVLEDGDAVVLDGESTRVERDVVDAGYVYVDGSGVGDIQQGLLRERARLSDDGVLVVVLLLDGEGEELVRVPQVMSYGLMTEPLRVMDDVAEAVMTAADQHPERFFRDVDTAVRHAARRVIRNEIRRKPVVVPVITYVD from the coding sequence GTGAGCGTCCGGGTCACGTTCCTGGGGGGTCTGGGCGAGATTGGCCGCAACTGCGCCGCGGTCGAGATCGACGGTCAGATAGCGCTGGTCGACTGCGGCCTCATGTTCCCCGAAGAGGACATGCGGGGGGTGGACCTGGTACTCCCGGACTGGCGGTGGCTGGTCGAGCGCCGGGAGGACGTCCGGTGCGTGGTGCTGACCCACGGCCATGAGGACCACATGGGCGGCCTCGGCTACTTCCTCTCGGAGGTACCGGTCCCGGTCTTCGGCACCGAGCTGTCGCTGGCCATCGCGGCCGGGCGGGTGGACGAGATGGGAGTCGAGAGGGATTTCCGTCCCACCCCGGACGGTCAATGGGTCACTGACGGGCCGTTCAGGTTCCAGCTGATCCCGGTTTCCCACTCGGTTCCCCAGGGGAGCGGGGTCGTGTTCGACACGCCGGAGGGCCTCGTCCTCCACACAGGGGACTTCAAGCTGGATCCGACGCCGATCGACGGGCGCCGCTCCGACCTTCCCAGCTTCGGACGGTTCGGGAATCAGGGCGTGCGCCTGCTGCTGTCGGATTCCACCAACGCCGAGCGGGCCGGATTCGTGCCTTCCGAGAAGTCGCTCGAGTCCCCCATCCTCTCCATCGTCCGGCAGGCGCCGGGCCGGGTCATCAGCACCTGCTTCTCCAGCCACCTGCATCGGGTCCAGCAGCTGTCCGACGCCGGCGTGGGCGCCGGGCGCTACCTGAGCTTCATCGGCAGGTCCATGGAGCGCAACGTGGCGATCGGGAGGGACCTGGGCGTTCTCCACATCCCCGAGGATCGGGTGATCAGGATCAGCGAGGCGATGGACCTGCCGGCCGAGGAGGTCATGATCATCACCACCGGTTCGCAGGGGGAGCCCTTCGCCGCGCTGTCGCTGATGGCCGTGGGACGCCACCGCTTCGTGACCCTGAACCAGACCGATACGGTCCTCATCTCGGCGACGCCGGTTCCGGGCAACGAGACCGCCGTCTCCAAGGTCATCTCCGACATGATCCGCCGGGGCGCCACGGTCTTCCACGGGGGGAACGCCAACGTGCACGTGTCCGGGCACGCGTCGTCCGAGGAGCTCAAGACGTTCATCAACCTGATCCGTCCCGATGCCTTCGTGCCCATCCATGGCGAGTACCGCCATCTGCGCGCGCACGCCGACCTCGCCATCGACATGGGTGTCCCGGACGTGCTGGTCCTCGAGGACGGCGATGCCGTGGTCCTGGACGGCGAGTCCACCCGGGTGGAACGTGATGTCGTCGATGCGGGATACGTGTACGTGGACGGCTCGGGGGTGGGGGATATCCAGCAGGGTCTCCTCCGGGAGCGGGCCCGGCTCAGCGATGACGGGGTGCTGGTGGTGGTGCTCCTCCTGGACGGGGAGGGCGAGGAGTTGGTGAGGGTTCCACAGGTGATGAGTTACGGGCTGATGACCGAGCCCCTACGCGTGATGGACGATGTGGCCGAGGCGGTGATGACCGCCGCCGACCAGCATCCTGAGCGGTTCTTCCGGGATGTCGACACCGCCGTCCGCCACGCGGCGCGCCGGGTGATCAGGAACGAGATCCGCCGCAAGCCGGTTGTCGTGCCGGTGATCACCTATGTGGACTAG
- the dapA gene encoding 4-hydroxy-tetrahydrodipicolinate synthase: MITPFTGDGSVDYGRMARLSTHLVENGHDGLLVTGTTGESPTLSDAEKLALYSTVVEAVRGKAAVIAGTGTYDTRHSVEMSKKAADVGVDGLMAVTPYYSRPSQAGLLAHFHAIADATDLPLMIYNIPSRTARLIEVETLAEMAQHPNIAATKDAVGDLEFTKASMELVPDDFMVLSGDDSATLPMMELGGQGVVSVAGHLAGRQIKRMIEAHRAGDTPEAWRLHEGLMPLFDACFIEPNPMPTKAGLNALWEPVGDPRLPLVPASPETRDTVVAAVGRAQRL, encoded by the coding sequence ATGATTACCCCTTTTACCGGCGACGGGTCGGTTGACTACGGCCGGATGGCCCGGCTGTCGACCCACCTGGTGGAGAACGGTCACGACGGCCTGCTGGTCACCGGGACCACCGGCGAGTCGCCCACCCTGTCCGACGCGGAGAAACTGGCCCTGTACTCCACCGTGGTGGAGGCAGTGAGAGGCAAGGCGGCCGTGATCGCCGGAACCGGAACCTATGACACCCGGCACTCGGTCGAGATGTCCAAGAAGGCGGCCGATGTAGGGGTCGACGGCCTGATGGCGGTCACCCCGTACTATTCGAGGCCCAGCCAGGCCGGCCTGCTGGCCCACTTTCACGCCATTGCCGACGCCACCGATCTTCCCCTCATGATCTACAACATCCCCAGCCGCACGGCCCGGTTGATCGAGGTGGAGACCCTCGCCGAGATGGCGCAGCATCCCAATATCGCGGCTACCAAGGACGCGGTGGGCGACCTCGAGTTCACCAAGGCCAGCATGGAGTTGGTGCCTGATGACTTCATGGTGCTCTCGGGGGATGATTCGGCCACCCTGCCGATGATGGAGTTGGGTGGTCAGGGCGTGGTCTCGGTGGCGGGTCACCTGGCCGGCCGCCAGATCAAGAGGATGATCGAGGCCCACCGGGCCGGTGACACTCCCGAGGCGTGGCGCCTCCACGAAGGGCTGATGCCCCTGTTCGACGCCTGTTTCATCGAGCCGAACCCGATGCCCACCAAGGCCGGTTTGAACGCCCTCTGGGAGCCGGTCGGGGATCCGAGGCTCCCGCTGGTCCCGGCGTCGCCCGAGACCCGCGACACCGTGGTCGCCGCAGTAGGCCGAGCGCAGAGGTTGTGA
- the dapB gene encoding 4-hydroxy-tetrahydrodipicolinate reductase, with translation MISVGISGAPGRMGLLSQAAIEPVEDLVVGGLYAPGHDGERLSGGICSDDPEDLRRCDVILEFTHPEVAPFNVRRWKSFGAHVVIGASGYDSSRIARLRDEWAGSDRRCLVVPNFALGSVLMMRFAEMAAPLFAVAEIIEMHHEQKRDAPSGTALNTAARMGRARREAGIPPSDRGRELEDGALGADVEGIPVHSVRAPGLVAHQEVILGGVGEYLTIRHDTTDRSSFAAGIVLALRSVSSLEEPVTVGLDGLLGL, from the coding sequence GTGATCTCGGTCGGGATATCGGGCGCTCCCGGAAGGATGGGACTCCTCTCGCAGGCGGCGATCGAGCCGGTGGAGGACCTGGTCGTGGGCGGTCTGTACGCACCGGGCCATGACGGTGAGCGGCTCTCCGGGGGGATCTGCTCGGACGATCCTGAGGACTTGCGCCGGTGTGACGTGATCCTTGAGTTCACCCACCCGGAAGTGGCTCCGTTCAACGTCCGCCGGTGGAAGTCCTTCGGCGCACATGTCGTGATCGGGGCCTCGGGCTACGACTCCTCCCGCATCGCCCGGCTCCGGGACGAGTGGGCGGGGAGCGATCGGCGATGCCTGGTGGTCCCCAACTTCGCCCTGGGCTCGGTGCTGATGATGCGGTTCGCGGAGATGGCCGCACCGCTCTTCGCGGTGGCGGAGATCATCGAGATGCACCACGAACAGAAGCGCGACGCACCCTCCGGAACCGCTCTCAACACCGCAGCCCGCATGGGACGGGCCCGCCGGGAGGCGGGTATTCCACCGAGCGATCGGGGCCGGGAGCTGGAGGACGGCGCCCTCGGCGCCGACGTCGAGGGCATTCCCGTCCACTCCGTCCGGGCCCCGGGCCTGGTGGCCCACCAGGAGGTGATCCTGGGTGGGGTCGGCGAGTACCTGACCATCCGCCATGACACCACCGACCGCTCCTCCTTCGCCGCCGGGATCGTCCTGGCATTGCGGTCGGTTTCCTCGCTGGAGGAGCCGGTCACGGTGGGTCTGGACGGCCTGCTCGGCCTCTGA
- a CDS encoding pitrilysin family protein — translation MQVEISQTSTGLTVLTEPVPGVRSVAVGCWIDTGSRDEHPGEAGAAHFLEHLLFKGTEELSARYISETFDAIGAQSNAFTSKEYTCFWARMLDSELATGMDLLAEMLQRPAFRPEEIDSERNVVIEEINMNEDDPSDVAGETFMRTLFRGHPLGLPVLGTRESIGGMTAADLRGYWQRRYGAGTALVAVAGNVEHRDVVEMVEHRFGAWEAADGTHDLAPLRVDPTASVVERDTEQVHLVFGGESMHRTDEGRVVDGVMHHILGGGMSSRLFQKIREERGLAYAVHSFAMRFAETGGWGVYVGTTPANAHTVMEILVEEIERMITDGVTAAELDRAKGHMRGALALSMEDTNTRMIRLGRNQLFGLPHLPLDERLARVEAVTRADIEDIAARNLTGPRVVGAVGPVPAREFEGYLS, via the coding sequence ATGCAAGTTGAGATTTCACAGACGTCCACGGGGTTGACGGTGCTGACCGAGCCGGTCCCGGGAGTCAGGTCGGTAGCGGTGGGTTGCTGGATAGACACCGGTAGCAGGGATGAGCATCCCGGCGAGGCGGGAGCGGCCCACTTCCTCGAACACCTCCTCTTCAAGGGCACCGAGGAGCTGTCGGCCCGATACATATCCGAGACGTTCGACGCCATCGGCGCCCAGAGCAACGCCTTCACCTCCAAGGAGTACACGTGTTTCTGGGCCCGCATGCTCGACAGCGAGTTGGCGACCGGCATGGACCTGCTGGCGGAGATGCTCCAGCGTCCCGCCTTCCGACCGGAGGAGATCGATTCCGAGCGCAACGTGGTGATCGAGGAGATCAACATGAACGAAGACGACCCTTCGGATGTGGCGGGGGAGACCTTCATGCGGACTCTCTTCCGGGGGCATCCGCTGGGCCTGCCGGTGCTTGGTACCCGCGAGTCGATCGGTGGCATGACCGCGGCGGATCTGAGGGGTTACTGGCAGCGGCGCTACGGAGCGGGGACCGCGCTGGTGGCGGTGGCCGGCAACGTGGAACACCGGGACGTGGTGGAGATGGTGGAGCACCGGTTCGGCGCCTGGGAGGCGGCGGACGGCACCCATGACCTCGCCCCACTCCGGGTGGACCCGACGGCGAGCGTGGTGGAGCGAGACACCGAGCAGGTCCACCTGGTCTTCGGAGGCGAGTCGATGCATCGCACCGACGAGGGCCGGGTCGTCGACGGCGTGATGCATCACATACTGGGCGGCGGAATGTCGTCTCGCCTGTTCCAGAAGATCCGCGAGGAACGCGGCCTGGCCTACGCGGTTCACAGCTTCGCGATGCGCTTCGCCGAGACGGGCGGCTGGGGAGTGTACGTCGGCACCACGCCGGCCAATGCCCATACGGTCATGGAGATCCTGGTCGAGGAGATCGAGCGGATGATCACCGACGGTGTGACGGCCGCGGAACTGGACAGGGCCAAGGGACACATGCGGGGCGCCCTCGCCCTCTCCATGGAGGACACCAACACCCGGATGATCCGCCTGGGGCGCAACCAGCTGTTCGGCCTGCCCCACCTTCCGCTCGATGAGCGCCTGGCCCGGGTCGAGGCCGTCACCAGGGCGGACATCGAGGACATCGCCGCCCGGAACCTGACGGGTCCCCGCGTGGTCGGCGCCGTCGGTCCGGTCCCGGCCCGCGAGTTCGAGGGATACCTGTCGTGA
- a CDS encoding rhomboid family intramembrane serine protease, which yields MDDGTSGAAGPATCHRHRDRVTYLRCSRCERHICGDCSRDSPVGQRCPECAGATTRVVPARSIRSGITPAVLTIIVISVAAYLAQRLNVRFTIDYAHITPAVSAGEWWRVITAAFLHSTGSVLHIVFNMYALYVFGPYIERTAGTVRFVALYLAAAVAGGVTFQYLSEGAAVGASGAIFGLFGAVLVGTYPLRHTPAGAARFRQLLLLLAINLALPLLVRGIAWEAHVGGLVAGMLIVWAWQRIPAGPSADLMRTLVPSALILVGMLAVVVA from the coding sequence ATGGACGACGGAACGTCGGGCGCAGCCGGCCCGGCCACCTGCCACCGGCACCGGGACCGGGTCACGTACCTGCGGTGCTCGCGTTGCGAGCGGCACATCTGCGGCGACTGTTCCCGGGATTCACCGGTAGGCCAGCGATGCCCGGAGTGCGCCGGCGCCACGACCCGCGTCGTGCCCGCCCGGAGCATCCGCTCCGGCATCACCCCGGCGGTCCTCACCATCATCGTGATCTCGGTGGCCGCCTACCTGGCCCAGCGCCTGAACGTCCGGTTCACCATCGACTACGCCCACATAACTCCGGCCGTCAGCGCCGGCGAGTGGTGGCGGGTCATCACCGCCGCGTTTCTGCACTCGACCGGCAGCGTCCTCCACATCGTCTTCAACATGTACGCGCTCTACGTGTTCGGTCCGTACATCGAGCGGACGGCCGGCACCGTCCGCTTCGTAGCGCTCTACCTCGCCGCCGCGGTCGCGGGAGGGGTGACGTTCCAGTACCTGTCGGAGGGCGCCGCGGTGGGGGCCTCGGGCGCCATCTTCGGACTCTTCGGCGCCGTCCTGGTGGGAACCTATCCGCTCCGCCACACCCCGGCCGGCGCCGCCCGTTTCCGCCAGCTCCTCCTCCTGCTGGCTATCAACCTCGCGCTGCCCCTCCTGGTGCGCGGGATCGCCTGGGAAGCACATGTGGGCGGCCTGGTGGCGGGGATGCTCATCGTGTGGGCCTGGCAGCGGATTCCCGCCGGTCCCAGCGCTGACCTGATGCGAACGCTCGTGCCCTCGGCGCTCATCCTGGTGGGCATGCTGGCCGTGGTCGTGGCCTGA
- a CDS encoding AAA family ATPase encodes MPDQPAKVTFTDPTGDGRPITLDTVVVPRTEVRDYEQRINKIPEPDPHYVDVGMLYRFAQVEKIRREEPEGTVPLHLAVRGHMGTGKDHDIEQFAALLRLPYYRIPLTGEVRDITLIGSVKLYGDGLGGTESRWEDGDITRALRGTALVNLSELNAAGAETLFALHGLLDRYAALDLPTGETVPLRDDVRLFGTMNPTDLRDYAGTQTLNKAFADRWVIWEKDFPDISEIEAMLDRRYPSMRDVYVRHISRLATEINRSFLSTDPGTRVETPISLRTVLDRLPVGLMVYERWEDPLRTAWEAMVLPHIDAYDIDHYETVWAACVRKGPSDPPFGG; translated from the coding sequence GTGCCTGACCAACCCGCGAAAGTCACGTTCACCGACCCGACCGGAGACGGCCGGCCCATCACCCTGGACACGGTGGTGGTTCCCAGGACCGAGGTGCGGGACTACGAGCAGCGCATCAACAAGATCCCCGAGCCCGACCCCCACTACGTCGACGTCGGCATGCTGTATCGCTTCGCCCAGGTGGAGAAGATCCGCCGGGAGGAGCCCGAAGGCACCGTACCGCTCCACCTGGCCGTGCGGGGGCACATGGGGACCGGCAAGGATCACGACATCGAACAGTTCGCCGCCCTGCTGCGCCTCCCCTACTACCGGATCCCCCTGACCGGCGAGGTGCGCGACATCACCCTCATCGGTTCGGTGAAGCTCTACGGAGACGGCCTCGGCGGCACGGAGAGCCGCTGGGAGGACGGTGACATCACCCGGGCGCTGAGAGGAACCGCTCTGGTGAACCTGTCCGAGTTGAACGCCGCCGGGGCAGAGACCCTCTTCGCCCTGCACGGCCTGCTCGACCGTTACGCGGCGCTCGACCTCCCGACCGGCGAGACGGTACCGCTCAGGGATGATGTCCGCCTGTTCGGAACGATGAACCCGACCGACCTGCGTGACTACGCCGGCACCCAGACCCTCAACAAGGCATTCGCCGACCGGTGGGTCATCTGGGAGAAGGACTTTCCCGACATCTCCGAGATCGAGGCCATGCTGGACCGCCGCTACCCCTCGATGCGCGACGTATACGTGCGCCATATCAGCAGGCTGGCCACCGAGATCAACCGGTCGTTCCTCTCGACCGACCCGGGCACCCGGGTGGAGACCCCGATCAGCCTGCGCACGGTTCTCGACCGCCTTCCGGTGGGCCTGATGGTGTACGAGCGGTGGGAGGACCCGCTCCGCACCGCCTGGGAAGCCATGGTGCTCCCCCACATCGATGCCTACGACATCGACCACTACGAGACGGTCTGGGCGGCCTGCGTGCGCAAAGGACCATCCGACCCGCCGTTCGGCGGCTAG